In one Cellulomonas sp. JZ18 genomic region, the following are encoded:
- a CDS encoding ABC transporter ATP-binding protein, with the protein MTHLPTAATGADLDRSPRDRPLLTAEGLRVTFGATTALADASLAVHPGEVLALMGPSGSGKSTLLHCLAGILRPDAGRVVLDGQDVTAMSDAERSALRRSQFGFVFQFGQLVPELTCEENVALPLRLAGVGRRQAQQAAREWLGRLEVPDVAGKRPGQVSGGQGQRVAVARALIAQPRVVFADEPTGALDSLNGERVMQLLVRAARETGAAVVLVTHEARVAAYSDREAVVRDGRVREQVTA; encoded by the coding sequence GTGACCCACCTCCCGACCGCCGCGACCGGCGCCGACCTCGACCGCTCGCCCCGCGACCGCCCGCTCCTGACCGCCGAGGGCCTGCGCGTCACGTTCGGGGCGACGACCGCCCTCGCCGACGCCTCCCTCGCGGTCCACCCCGGCGAGGTCCTCGCGCTCATGGGCCCCTCGGGCTCCGGCAAGTCGACCCTGCTGCACTGCCTGGCCGGGATCCTGCGACCCGACGCGGGCCGCGTCGTCCTCGACGGCCAGGACGTCACCGCCATGTCCGACGCCGAGCGCAGCGCGCTGCGCCGCTCGCAGTTCGGGTTCGTCTTCCAGTTCGGCCAGCTCGTGCCCGAGCTCACCTGCGAGGAGAACGTCGCCCTGCCCCTGCGCCTCGCGGGCGTCGGACGCCGGCAGGCGCAGCAGGCCGCGCGCGAGTGGCTCGGCCGCCTCGAGGTGCCCGACGTCGCCGGCAAGCGGCCCGGACAGGTCTCGGGCGGCCAGGGGCAGCGCGTCGCCGTCGCCCGCGCGCTCATCGCGCAACCGCGCGTCGTGTTCGCCGACGAGCCGACCGGGGCGCTCGACTCCCTCAACGGCGAGCGCGTCATGCAGCTGCTCGTGCGGGCCGCGCGCGAGACCGGCGCCGCCGTCGTGCTCGTCACGCACGAGGCGCGCGTCGCCGCGTACTCCGACCGCGAGGCGGTCGTGCGCGACGGCCGCGTGCGCGAGCAGGTGACCGCGTGA